A section of the Stenotrophomonas acidaminiphila genome encodes:
- a CDS encoding EamA family transporter codes for MSGARPAPVARDWSTPLELLGLGMVWGASFLFMRIAVPDFGPYALVEVRLLLGALVLMPFLWRARALFPARRWLWLAPVGLVNSALPFVLFAWAAERAPAAIGAICNAMTVLFAALIGFLFFGEKIGPRRAFALLVGFSGVVVLATAKVSGLAIGAAVAAGTVAALLYGLGANLVRRHMGGLPPAAAAAATLGCASLWMLPMALRHWPRQPVPAASWASAVALGILCTGLAFLVFYRLIGRIGASRAATVTYLIPLFGALFAWLFLGEPVTLQMLLAGGLVLGSVAVSQR; via the coding sequence ATGAGCGGGGCGAGGCCGGCGCCGGTGGCGCGCGACTGGTCCACGCCGCTGGAACTGCTGGGGCTGGGCATGGTGTGGGGCGCATCGTTCCTGTTCATGCGCATCGCGGTGCCCGACTTCGGCCCGTACGCGCTGGTGGAGGTGCGCCTGCTGCTCGGCGCGCTGGTGCTGATGCCGTTCCTGTGGCGTGCACGTGCGCTTTTCCCGGCGCGGCGCTGGCTGTGGCTGGCGCCTGTCGGCCTGGTCAATTCGGCGCTGCCGTTCGTGCTGTTCGCGTGGGCGGCCGAGCGTGCGCCGGCGGCGATCGGCGCGATCTGCAACGCGATGACGGTGCTGTTCGCCGCGCTGATCGGCTTCCTGTTCTTCGGCGAGAAGATCGGCCCGCGCCGGGCGTTCGCGCTGCTGGTCGGCTTTTCCGGCGTGGTGGTGCTGGCCACGGCCAAGGTGTCGGGCCTGGCGATCGGCGCGGCGGTGGCGGCCGGCACGGTGGCGGCGCTGCTCTACGGGCTGGGCGCCAACCTGGTCCGTCGCCACATGGGCGGACTGCCGCCGGCCGCGGCGGCGGCGGCCACGCTGGGCTGCGCATCGCTGTGGATGCTGCCGATGGCGCTGCGCCACTGGCCGCGGCAGCCGGTGCCGGCCGCCTCGTGGGCCAGTGCCGTCGCCCTGGGCATCCTCTGCACTGGCCTGGCGTTCCTGGTGTTCTACCGCCTGATCGGGCGGATCGGAGCGTCGCGCGCGGCCACCGTCACCTACCTGATCCCGCTGTTCGGGGCGCTGTTCGCCTGGCTGTTCCTGGGCGAGCCGGTGACCCTGCAGATGCTGCTCGCCGGCGGCCTGGTCCTGGGCAGCGTGGCGGTCAGCCAGCGCTAG
- a CDS encoding aldehyde-activating protein, with product MHYEGSCHCGRIAFAFESAEPIASAVSCNCSICRRRGSLLWFGPRSGFELRTDPAHLESYRFNSRHIDHHHCHVCGVAPFSEAVDPRSGQPTVAINLRCVPDVDLEALEIHPYDGASR from the coding sequence ATGCATTACGAAGGCAGTTGCCACTGCGGGCGCATCGCGTTCGCGTTCGAGTCGGCCGAGCCGATCGCCAGTGCCGTGTCCTGCAACTGTTCGATCTGCCGGCGCCGCGGTTCGCTGCTGTGGTTCGGCCCGCGCAGCGGTTTCGAACTCCGGACCGATCCGGCGCACCTGGAGAGCTACCGCTTCAATTCCAGGCACATCGATCACCACCACTGCCACGTCTGCGGCGTTGCTCCGTTCAGCGAAGCGGTCGACCCGCGCAGTGGCCAGCCGACCGTGGCGATCAACCTGCGTTGCGTGCCGGACGTCGATCTGGAGGCGCTGGAGATCCACCCTTACGACGGCGCCAGCCGCTGA
- a CDS encoding IS481 family transposase: MNLHKHARLTPRGRALLVDRILVQGLRIAEAAHAAGVSVRTAYKWLKRYREEGPAGLADRSSRPHACPHATPSTIAAQMLELRRSRQTYRQIAQRLSVAPSTIARLLRRAGLHRLAELEPALPENRYEHARPGQLLHLDIKKLGRIGSPGHRVTGDRSHRHRGIGWEYVHLAIDDHSRVAFASIEPDERGTSACKALIRTVRYYRSLGVCFERVLTDNGTCYRSRRFQRLLRRLGMRHLRTRPYTPRTNGKAERLVQTSLREWAYARAYDNSGQRAGALHDWLHHYNWHRPHASLGYKPPISRIPLNNVLGLHT, translated from the coding sequence ATGAACCTGCATAAACATGCCCGTTTGACGCCTCGCGGTCGAGCCCTGCTTGTGGACCGCATCCTCGTGCAGGGCCTGCGCATCGCGGAGGCCGCCCATGCAGCTGGCGTGAGCGTGCGCACGGCCTACAAGTGGCTGAAGCGGTACCGGGAAGAGGGTCCTGCTGGCTTGGCCGACCGCAGCTCCCGGCCGCATGCCTGCCCCCATGCCACACCGTCAACCATCGCAGCGCAGATGCTGGAACTGCGACGCTCACGCCAGACCTATCGCCAGATCGCCCAGCGGCTGTCCGTGGCGCCAAGCACCATCGCCCGGTTGCTGCGCCGTGCCGGACTGCACCGCTTGGCCGAACTGGAGCCGGCGCTGCCGGAGAACCGCTATGAACACGCCCGGCCCGGCCAACTGCTGCATCTGGACATCAAGAAGCTGGGGCGGATCGGTTCCCCGGGCCACCGTGTGACCGGTGACCGCTCGCATCGACACAGGGGCATTGGCTGGGAATACGTCCATCTGGCCATCGACGATCACTCGCGCGTGGCCTTCGCCTCCATCGAGCCGGACGAGCGCGGGACCAGCGCCTGCAAAGCCCTTATCCGCACGGTGCGCTACTACCGCAGCCTGGGCGTGTGCTTCGAGCGGGTGTTGACCGACAACGGCACCTGCTACAGGTCGCGCCGTTTCCAGCGCCTGCTCCGTCGCCTTGGCATGCGCCACCTGCGCACGCGTCCCTACACCCCGCGCACCAACGGCAAGGCCGAACGCCTGGTCCAGACCAGCCTGCGCGAGTGGGCCTATGCCCGCGCCTATGACAACTCCGGGCAGCGGGCTGGCGCCCTCCATGACTGGCTGCATCACTACAACTGGCACCGCCCTCATGCAAGCCTCGGCTACAAACCACCCATCTCCCGCATACCCCTGAACAACGTGCTGGGTTTACACACCTAG
- a CDS encoding peroxidase, translating to MTDLWLDTLITATPQEGFELAVLLSRRSVKYTQPDLSILQKLRPEYADSTDALTAAAQVLALNFQTVAAANNYWRP from the coding sequence ATGACCGACCTTTGGCTCGACACCCTGATCACCGCCACCCCGCAGGAAGGCTTCGAGCTCGCGGTCCTGTTGAGCCGCCGCAGCGTCAAGTACACCCAGCCGGACCTGTCCATCCTGCAGAAACTGCGGCCGGAGTATGCCGACTCCACCGACGCGCTGACCGCGGCCGCCCAGGTGCTGGCACTCAATTTCCAGACGGTGGCCGCGGCCAATAATTACTGGCGGCCGTGA
- a CDS encoding LuxR family transcriptional regulator, which produces MNVMLAALLSTALTATPALAAAPAVPADSPLVGQWLLDVDSLPMPPEARPKRVDLVFAATPDGRWNERVQIVGQDDKIMHAESTLALDGTPGRASGTYWVDVLAAKMPAPNVLVMQFVYEGIPRSTRVYSVSADGNVMTETESYFKDGTPVLRTALFKRAGRAR; this is translated from the coding sequence ATGAACGTGATGCTTGCCGCGCTGCTGTCCACCGCCCTCACCGCCACCCCCGCGTTGGCCGCCGCGCCCGCCGTGCCGGCCGACTCGCCGCTGGTGGGCCAGTGGCTGCTGGACGTGGACAGCCTGCCGATGCCGCCGGAAGCGCGCCCGAAGCGCGTGGACCTGGTGTTCGCCGCCACGCCCGACGGGCGCTGGAACGAGCGTGTCCAGATCGTCGGCCAGGACGACAAGATCATGCATGCCGAATCCACCCTGGCGCTGGACGGCACCCCCGGCCGCGCGTCGGGCACGTACTGGGTCGACGTGCTGGCCGCCAAGATGCCGGCGCCGAACGTCCTGGTCATGCAGTTCGTCTACGAAGGCATCCCGCGCTCCACCCGGGTGTACTCGGTCAGTGCCGACGGCAACGTCATGACCGAGACGGAGTCCTACTTCAAGGACGGCACGCCGGTACTGCGGACGGCGTTGTTCAAGCGCGCCGGGCGCGCCCGCTGA
- a CDS encoding tRNA-binding protein: protein MQTIDWNDFSKVELRVGRIVAAEPFAKARRPAYILQVDFGPEIGVRKSSAQITDLYAPEALVGKQVVAVVNFPPKQIGPLMSECLVTGFHNAHGHVSLCVPEHDVPLGTRLL, encoded by the coding sequence ATGCAAACGATCGACTGGAACGACTTCAGCAAGGTGGAACTGCGCGTGGGCCGCATCGTGGCCGCCGAGCCGTTCGCCAAGGCACGCCGGCCGGCATACATCCTGCAGGTCGATTTCGGCCCGGAGATCGGCGTGCGCAAGTCCAGCGCCCAGATCACCGACCTGTATGCGCCCGAGGCGCTGGTCGGCAAGCAGGTGGTGGCGGTGGTGAATTTCCCACCCAAGCAGATCGGCCCGCTGATGTCCGAATGCCTGGTCACCGGATTCCACAATGCCCACGGCCACGTATCGCTATGCGTGCCCGAACACGATGTCCCGCTCGGCACCCGCCTGCTGTAA